The sequence AGCGCGCGCAGGGCAGCCTGCGGGTGCTGGCCGCCCGGCTGCAACAGGCGTCGGTCGACGGCGACAACGCCATCGCGCTGCAGCTGCGAAAACGCGGCGGCGGCGCGGAAACCCTGCATGTCGACCGGCTGGTCGTCACCACCGGCCCGGCCCACGGCGCGCTGCTGGAGAGCAATCCGCTGTTTCATGCCCTGGCGCAGCGCGGCGAGCTGCGCGCCGACCCGCTTGGGCTGGGACTGCTGGTCGATGAACACAGCCAGGCGATTGACCGACACGGCCGGGCGAATCCGCGCCTGCTGGTGGCCGGCCCCGCGGCGCGCGGGCGTTTTGGCGAACTGATCGGTTTGCCGCAGGTCGCCGACCACGCCGAGGCCGTCGCCCACCAACTGCTGGCCGCCGTCACCTCCGGCGACGCGCAGCGATGTCCCGCGCCGTCCTGAATCTTCTCTACTGAGTTAACCCGATAACAATAACCCGGCCAAGACAGGGCACCGGTCCGGGATCGCTATGGAGAAAACTATGTCATCGCAACGTGAAATCCGGCTTAACGCCTTTGATATGAACTGCGTCGGTCATCAGTCGCCCGGCCTGTGGGCGCACCCGCGCGACCGTTCCTGGCAGTACAAGGATCTGGAGTACTGGACCGATCTGGCCCGTCTGCTGGAGCGGGGCAAGTTCGACGGTCTGTTTATCGCCGACGTGCTGGGGATTTACGATGTATTGAACGGCAACGGCGACGCGGCCATCCGCCAGGCGACCCAGGTGCCGGTCAACGATCCGCTGGCGCTGATCACCCCGATGGCGCTGGTCACCGAGCATCTGGGCTTCGGGCTGACCGCCTCGCTCTCCTTCGAGCATCCCTATCCTTTCGCCCGTCGGCTCTCCACCCTCGACCACCTCACCAAAGGGCGGGTCGGCTGGAATATCGTCACTTCTTATCTGGAAAGCGGCGCGCGCAATATCGGCCAGCAGAGCCAGACCGACCACGATGCGCGCTACGACTACGCCGACGAGTATCTGGAGGTGGTGTACAAACTGCTGGAGGGCAGTTGGGAAGAGGGGGCTGTTCTGCGCGATCGCCAACGGCGCATTTTCAGCGATCCGAGCAAAATCCATCCGATCAACCATCAGGGCAACTTCTTTCAGGTGCCCGGCATTCATCTGTGCGAACCCTCGCCGCAGCGTACGCCGGTGCTGTATCAGGCCGGCGCCTCCAGCCGGGGCAAACGGTTCGCCGCGCAGCACGCCGAGTGCGTGTTCGTCGCCTCGCCCTCCAAGGTGCTGCTGAAAAAAACGGTGGCGGATATTCGCCGCCGCGCCGCCGAAGCCGGGCGTGACCCTTACGACATCAAAATTTTTAATTTGCAAACCGTCATCGTCGGCGAGACGGATAAGCAAGCGCAGGATAAATGGCGGGAATATAAGTCCTGGGTGAGCTATGAAGGCGCGCTGGCGCTGCTTTCCGGCTGGACGGGCATCGATTTCGGGCAATACCGGCCGGATCAGGTGCTCAAGCATCTGCACACCAACGCCATCCAGTCGGCGGTGGAAACCTTCTCCACCGCCGATCCCCATCGCCAGTGGACGGTGCAGGGGCTGGCGGAGTGGGTGGGGATCGGCGGCTTTGGTCCGCTGCTGGTCGGCGGCGCGGCGACGGTGGCCGACGAGCTGCAGTCCTGGGTGGAGGAGACCGACGTCGACGGCTTCAACCTGGCGTATGCGGTCACCCATGAAACCTTCAGCGACGTGGTGGAACTGTTGATCCCTGAACTACAGCGCCGGGGCGCGTTCAAACGCGACTACGCGCCCGGCACCCTGCGGGAAAAGCTGTTCGGGCAGGGGGCGCGTCTCGGTGCGCCGCATCCGGGCGCCGCTTACCGGCGCGGGGCGGCGCTCAACCCGGCGGCGCAGCAGGCGGTGGGAGAGCGGCTGCCATGATCGATATTTCGCAACTGCATAAACAGTATCGCGGGCGCGACGGCGAACCCGTCGAGGTGCTGAAAGGGGTGTCGTTGCAGGTGCCGGCCGGGTCGATTACCGCCGTGGTCGGCCCCAGCGGCGCCGGGAAATCGACGCTGGCCAAATGCATCAGCCTGCTGGAGCGGCCGAGCAGCGGCAGCATTCAGGTGAACGGTCAGGATTTGTCGCGCCTGTCCGGCGAGGCGCTGCGCCGCGAAAGGCGGGCCATCGGCACGGTATTTCAGTCTTCGGCGCTGCTGCAGCGCAAAACCGCGTGGCAAAACGTCGCGCTGCCGCTGGAGTATCTGGGGGTGATCCCCGCCGAAATCGAACAGCGCGTGGGCCATCTGCTGGAGAGCGTCGGGCTGGCCGATAAGGCGGGGAGCTACCCGGCGCAGCTGTCCGGCGGCCAGCGCCAGCGCGTCGGCATCGCCCGGGCGCTGGCGCTCAACCCGTCGGTGCTGCTGGCCGACGAGGCCACTTCCGGGCTCGACCCGGCGTCGACGCGCGCCATTCTGACGCTGCTCAAGCGGCTGCGCGACGAGTTTGGCCTGTCGATTATCTTGATTACCCATGAGATGGAGGCGGTGCGCAACGCCGCCGATGCGGTGGCGGAACTGCGCGACGGCGTGATCGTGCAGCAGGGGGCGGTGCGGGATTTACTGGCCGCGCCGGATTCGCTGCTCGGACGGCAGCTGTTCCCGCTGGAAGCCGTCGACGCTCAGGGGGATCTGCTGCTGCACGTCACCTATTCCGCCCGGCAGCCGGTGGCCGCCGACTGGATCAGCCACATCAGCCAACTGCGTCAGCTGCGCATCGACCTGCTCGGCGGTCATATCGAACGCGTGGGCGGTCAGCTGGCGGGACGGCTGCAACTGGCGGTGCGCTTTCAGGGCGGCGCGGTGCCTCCCGAGGTGCTGGTGGAACAGCTGCGCGACTATGGGGTTATCGCCCAGGTGGTGGACGCGTCCCCGGCATGGCGGGAGGCGGTATGACGCAGGCGGCAAGCAACGTTATCAGCCAGGACACCCCCTGGGATCAGATTCATCGCCTGATGCTGCCGGCCTACGGCGAAACCTGGCTGATGGTCGGCATCGTGATGCTGTTCGTGGTGGCCATCGGCGGGGCGGTCGGGGTGGTATTGTTCAACACCTCGGCGCGCGGCCTGTTTCCCCGTCCTCTGGCGCACCGGACGTTGAGCTGGCTGGTGAATATGGGGCGCTCGCTGCCGTTTCTGGTGCTGATGGCGGCGATTATCCCGTTTACCTTCTGGCTGACCGGCACCACCATCGGCATTCCGGCGGCGGTGATCCCGATGATTGTCGCCGGCGTGCCGTTCTTCGGCCGGCTGGTGGAGAATGCCCTGAACGAGCTGCCGCCGGAGGTGACCGCGGTCGGGCTGGTGTCCGGCGGCTCCCACTGGCAAATCATCACCCGCGCCCAGCTTAGCGAGGCGCTGCCGGCGCTGGTCTCCGCCATTACCCTCAATCTGATTTCGATGATCGAATACTCGGCGATCGCCGGCACCATCGGCGCCGGCGGCATCGGCTATCTGGCGGTGGTGTACGGCTATCAGCGTTTCGATCACCACATCA comes from Brenneria nigrifluens DSM 30175 = ATCC 13028 and encodes:
- a CDS encoding LLM class flavin-dependent oxidoreductase, yielding MSSQREIRLNAFDMNCVGHQSPGLWAHPRDRSWQYKDLEYWTDLARLLERGKFDGLFIADVLGIYDVLNGNGDAAIRQATQVPVNDPLALITPMALVTEHLGFGLTASLSFEHPYPFARRLSTLDHLTKGRVGWNIVTSYLESGARNIGQQSQTDHDARYDYADEYLEVVYKLLEGSWEEGAVLRDRQRRIFSDPSKIHPINHQGNFFQVPGIHLCEPSPQRTPVLYQAGASSRGKRFAAQHAECVFVASPSKVLLKKTVADIRRRAAEAGRDPYDIKIFNLQTVIVGETDKQAQDKWREYKSWVSYEGALALLSGWTGIDFGQYRPDQVLKHLHTNAIQSAVETFSTADPHRQWTVQGLAEWVGIGGFGPLLVGGAATVADELQSWVEETDVDGFNLAYAVTHETFSDVVELLIPELQRRGAFKRDYAPGTLREKLFGQGARLGAPHPGAAYRRGAALNPAAQQAVGERLP
- a CDS encoding methionine ABC transporter ATP-binding protein; this encodes MIDISQLHKQYRGRDGEPVEVLKGVSLQVPAGSITAVVGPSGAGKSTLAKCISLLERPSSGSIQVNGQDLSRLSGEALRRERRAIGTVFQSSALLQRKTAWQNVALPLEYLGVIPAEIEQRVGHLLESVGLADKAGSYPAQLSGGQRQRVGIARALALNPSVLLADEATSGLDPASTRAILTLLKRLRDEFGLSIILITHEMEAVRNAADAVAELRDGVIVQQGAVRDLLAAPDSLLGRQLFPLEAVDAQGDLLLHVTYSARQPVAADWISHISQLRQLRIDLLGGHIERVGGQLAGRLQLAVRFQGGAVPPEVLVEQLRDYGVIAQVVDASPAWREAV
- a CDS encoding methionine ABC transporter permease, with amino-acid sequence MTQAASNVISQDTPWDQIHRLMLPAYGETWLMVGIVMLFVVAIGGAVGVVLFNTSARGLFPRPLAHRTLSWLVNMGRSLPFLVLMAAIIPFTFWLTGTTIGIPAAVIPMIVAGVPFFGRLVENALNELPPEVTAVGLVSGGSHWQIITRAQLSEALPALVSAITLNLISMIEYSAIAGTIGAGGIGYLAVVYGYQRFDHHIMIATIVVLIVTIQLIQFLGDRLVAALRHPQGTH